The following is a genomic window from Clostridium sp..
TAAATAATAAAAAAAACAAAGGTAAAATAGAAATAGAGTATTATTCCCAAGAGGATTTACAGAGAATAATAGATATTTTAAAGATATGAATTTACTATGATTTATACATTAGATGTTTCACGTGAAACATCTTGACGGAAGGAGAAAAATATATGCAGGATGTTTTAAAAATTGTAGAAGGATTTCAATTATACATTTTAGCTGCACTTTTTGTATTAATTATAATATTATTTATAATGATTATTACAGCATTTAAATCCCTGAATAGAGTAGAGAAGAAATATAGGAAGCTTATGAGAGGAGTAGATAATAAAAATTTAGAACAGCTTATAATGGGTTATCTTGATAATATAGATGATGCTAAAAAGGAAACTGATTTTATGAAACAAAAATTCGATGAATTAATCCTGGAGTCAAAAAAATGTATCCAGAAATTTGCTATTGTAAGATACAGGGCTTTTGAAGATGTAGGTAGTGATTTGAGTTTTTCTATAGCACTCTTAGATGGGAATAATAATGGAATTATAATTACAGGAATATATGGAAGAAATGAAAGTACAACATATGCAAAGCCTATAGACAAAGGAATGTCAAGGTACGAATTGTCAGAAGAAGAAAATCAAGTTTTACAGGAATGTATTAATAAAAAGATGTAATATATTATACATTAAACAACCTCCAGATGGGAACAATTATCCTTAAGGAGGTTGTTTTTATGAAGATTTATGTTTCAGAGGAACTTTGTAAATTAAAAAATGAATTAAAAGAACGAGGATATAATATAATATCTAAAGAAGAAGATACATTTGATGCAATTATCTGCAATTTAAAAGATGGTGAATTAAATAATCTAAATATAAATATAAAAATAGGAGAAACGATAATAATAGATTATGGCAGCAAAAAAATAGATGATATAGAATATATTCTTAACAACAGAACTTACAATAGTGAAATAAGTTAATTAAATATTTTCCATTATTTTATTTTTTGAATTTTCAAGTGATCTGCCGCCTACAGTTTTCAATATTGAATGATATACACCTCTGGATATTACTTCTGCAAGTTGCATAACTACGAACAAACGTGTGTTTTGTAAAACCATGAATTCCATAGTGCCGGATATATTTACTATTCCAGTTATGCTTAAATCTCCTACAGTTGGAAGGGATTTATTTACTGCTGAACCTGGATGGAGAGGTTTGTTTTCTATGATTATTTTACCAACGTTTTGGAGACTTCCTAAACAAGCATCTATTGCTATTATATAATTATTTTTATGTTTTAGATTTATTTCCTTAATAGTTTCGTTAAGATTTTTTGCATGTACTGGTGATTCAAGGTTACCATACACATGTATTTTATCTCTCACTAGAAATTTTAATTTATCACCTACTAAAGGTCCCAAACTATCACCTGTAGATCTATCCGTTCCAATACATAGTATTATAATGGTTTTACCTGATTTTATAATTGGATATATTATATTGCTCAAATTGTCTCTTAAAGTAAATATTGAATTTCTTGAACTTGAATCTATAATTATTTTCTTAAGCATCTGAAAACCTCCTATGTTACAAATTATAACCATAGGAGGTTTTATTATACGTCTCAAATGTAAAATTAATATTACAGTAAGTCTACTTTCTTGAAAATATTATAAAATACAACTAGAAATATACAAAATATCATTCCTATAATCCCATTTATTTTTAGACCGATAAAAAGAGATGCAAGTACGGCTACAGGATGTATTCCAAGTGAAGAAGATACGATCTTTGGCTCAATTATCTGGCGTACTACTGAAACTATAATATATGATATTATAAGACCTAAAGCAGTAACATAATTTTTAAATATTATTGAATAGATTAGTGCCAATGGTATGTATATGGTACCTATGCCCAGTATTGGCAATATATCTGCTATTGCGCATATTAAACTTAATACCAAAGAATATTTTACTTTGAATATCAGAAATACTATAAGTGTTTCTATAAATGTAACAGAAATTATTATAAGATATGATAAAAGATAATTTCCAAGCATTTTTTTAGATTCTGTATATATAGATATCAATTTATTTGTTTTACTAATTGGAAGAAAACTAAACAATTTACTTTTTACTTCAACAAAATCCTTCGTAAAAAAATATGTAGAAAGTAGTGTAAATAATATTACCATGATTGCGTATGGTATTATAGCTGCAAAATTTATTATATAAGATACCAGCTTTCTAGAAATAGATACAGTTATATTTGATATATTATTTAAAATACCGGAAATATTTTTATCTATTGTACTTATTATATATGGATCAAGGTTATTATAATATTTTTGTAGTTTATAAAATGAATTTATAATATTATCTGAATTGTTTGTTACATATATTTGAGTATTTTTACCAAATTGTATTAATTCATGTGATATATTTATTATTGCAAGTAAAATAACAAGTGTTATTAAAGTAAAAAATATTATTGTAGTAATCAAAGATGATATTGAAGAATTAATTTTAAATTTATTTGAAATATAAATTGTAGGTTTTTTCAATATGAAAGCGCATATTATTGCTAACACAAATGGAAGTGTATAATTAAGGGTTCCAAAAAAAATAATGAATACTGCAGTATATATAATAAAAAATAATAATATCTTATCTAATTTAGCTATTATTTTATCCATTTAGTATATGACAACTCCGTTCTTTATAAAATTTATTTTTAGCTTAAGTACATTATTATGTTATGATAGAGTATATAATACATATTATTGTTTGTCTACCTATAGAATTTTAAAATTTAAATTAAACTGTAAATCAAAATATTCGTATATGATATATTATATATCAAGTTATATTATATGTATACAATATATGGCAATTTCAAGAGGAGGATTCAGTTTTTAACTGTGATATGATTATGAGCAGATATTATATAATAACATTTAAGAATACTAATGATGCTATAAGTGGTGAAGAATTTTTAAGAAAAAGGAAAATAAAAATAGACGTTGTACCAACACCTGTTGTTATAACTCAAAGTTGCGGAATAAGTATAAGATTGAATTTAGAAGAAATGGATAAGATCAAATTGTTAATCTATAATAGTGAATTTTTATTTAAAAATATATATTTGAGAGAAGAAGATGGTTATAAATTAATCCATATTTAAGGGGCGGGAGAAATTAATGAAGGATGAGTTACTATCTATTTTTAATATAACTACCTTTGAAGGTGGAATAAAAATAGGAACTTTTTCAATATCTGAAGAAAAAGTGTATAATTTTATTTATAATATAATTACAGTGGCTGTTATAGTATTCTTGATGTATATTGTCATAAAAGTTGGAAATGTAATTATAAATAGATATGTAAAAAAACAGAAAAATTTTAGAATTTCTTTAGACGATAGAAAAGCAAAAACGATAGGTGCTATTTTAAAAAGTATATTGAAATATTCTGTATATTTTTTTGGCATATTTAGTATAGTTGCAGTTATATCACCCAAAATAGGGGCAACAGGCCTTACTTTTGCTGGAATCGGTGGTGTTGCATTAGGATTTGGTGCACAAAGTTTAGTTAAGGATGTAATAAATGGATTTTTTATATTATTTGAGGACCAGTTCTCTGTAGGTGATTATATAAGTATTGATGATAGAAGTGGAATCGTTGAGAGTTTTGAGTTAAGAATTACCAAGATAAGAGATTTTAATGGAGATTTACATATAATACCTAATGGGCTTATATCTAAAGTTACAAATCATTCAAGAGGAAATGTAAGAATGACAGTTGAGGTAGATATTTCCTATGATGAGGATTCAAATATGGTAATATCTAAGATTTCTGATTTGTGTAAAGAATTTGCACAAAATAATGAATTTATTACGGAAGGCCCAAATGTTTTGGGAATAACTGATATTAAAGACGGTGTTATTACAATAAGAATTATAGGAAAAACTAAACCAATGAAACAGCTGGATATGGAAATAAAGTTAAGAGAACAAGTTATGAAAGCTCTTAAAAAAGATAATATAAAAATACCATATAAGGAAATTAAAATTGTAAAGGGGGACTGACAATTGAAAAAAAATTTTTATATCGGCGACACAGTTGAAATGAAAAAGGGGCATCCTTGTGGAAGTAATAGTTGGGAGATTATAAGACTGGGAGCAGATATAAAGATAAAGTGCCTGGGTTGTGGCAGAATAGTAATGCTTCCCAGAAATAAATTTGAAAAAAGTGTAAAAAAAATTGTAAAGCAAAATATTCCAGAAAAAGATTAAAATATTATTGATTAAATTATAAATTTGTGATAAAATAAAGTCTTGTAATCCCTGCTGTGGAAATAATACAAATCACAGCCGTTAGTCCAGGGGGAGGAGGTGAAAATCTAATGAGAAAATATGAAACTATATTTATATTACAGCCATCATTAGACGAAGAAGCATTTAAATCTAATGTTGAAAAGTTTAAGGGTGTAATAGAAAATGGTGGAGGAGTAATAGATAACGTTGATATTTGGGGCAAGAGAAAACTTGCTTATGAAATAAATAAGGTCAATGAAGGATATTATACCTTGATAAATTTCAGTGCTGAACCTGAATTGCCAAAAGAATTAGACAGAGTATTTAGAATTACAGACAGTGTTATAAGACATATAATAGTAAATGATGATAAAAAATAGGTGGTGTTTTGATTGAACAGAGTTGTTTTAATTGGGAGATTGACTAAAGACCCCGAGTTAAGATTTACACCAGGAAACGGTACGGCGGTTACCACCTTTACATTGGCCGTTGACAGAAGATTTTCTAAAGCTAAGGATGGACAGAGAGAAGCTGATTTTATACCTATTGTTGTATGGGGAAAGCAAGCTGAATCTACCGCAAATTATATGAGTAAAGGTAAACTCATAGGTATTGGTGGCAGAATTCAGACTGGAAGTTATGAGGCTAAAGACGGCACGAGAAGATATACTACTGAAGTAATTGCAGATGAGGTGCAATTTTTGGAATGGGGAGATAAATCCCAAGGTGTTTCTGATAGTATGAAACCTTCTCAATCTGATAATTTTGGGAATACTCAAGGATTCAATAAAAGTTTCAATGAAGCTGATTATGGAGATGATATAACTCCAGTGGATGATGGAGATATACCATTTTAACATTTGTGGTAAGGAGGGAAAGGTATGCCTAATGGTAGAGAAAATGGTGGAAGAAGAAATTCAGGAAAAATGAGAAGAGCAAAAAGAAAAGTTTGTGCATTTTGTATGGATAAATCTGAATCTATAGATTATAAAGATATAAATAAGCTGAGAAAGTATGTAACTGAAAGAGGAAAGATTCTTCCAAGAAGAATTTCAGGTAATTGTGCTAAACATCAGAGAGAACTTACTGAAGCTATAAAAAGAGCAAGAAATATAGCATTATTGCCATTTACAACAGAATAACAATGTGTATTGTAATGGATCATTAGCTTACATGTATGCTAATGATCTTTATTTTTGTAATAAAGACTAAAAAATGGGTATAATTAACTATACAAATATTATAAATAGATGTAGTTTTGTTGCATAAAGCTGTAAAAATTATTAAAATGGATAATAAGAGAAAAAAGGGGATGATCAATATGAAGAGGGAAGATTTCAATATAATGTATAATGTAAAGATAATAGAAGAATTAAAGGCAGATCTTCTATGTACTATAGGAGATTTTTTTAAACTACTTACAAAAGGCAGTAATGTAATGAATCAAACTATACTTGACTGCATTTCCGGGGCAATAATATTATTGTATTTACTTTCAGATAGACTGGGATATTCACATACTGCAGTAGATGAAACAATGAAAAAGAAATTAAAGACTGGTATAATTGAAGAGGATGATATAGAAAAAAATGGAAAAGACCTTACTAAATTATATAATCATATCAAAGAAAGATAGCGGAGGTAGATATGCAAAATAAAAATTATAATGTAAAAGCCATAGCAGAAGCAGGATTGATTACCGCTTTTATAATAGTACTGATGCTTATATGTATATATATACCTGTATTTTCAATTTTTACGAATTTTATTCTTCCCATACCAATATCAGTATTATATATAAGACAAAATTACAAAGTTACTTTAGTTTCTATGGTAGTTAGTGCAATCCTTGTATCTATGTTATATAATCCAATATCGGCAATATCCACTATATTCCTTGTAGGCCTGGCAGGTATTACATTTGGATATTGTATTAAGAGTAAAAAAAATTTTACCATCACAATTTTATTGACATCCGCAGCCATTTTTGTGGGAATGATTATTTTTCTGTCAGTTTATATATTAATCATGAGCAACCATGGAATATACAGCTTTATAAGTGACAGTATAACAAAATTAATTATAAATCCTTTAAAAGAATCTATGGCAATGAATAAAGAAATATATGCTAAAATGGGAATATCTACAGATCAGCTCAGTTATATGGAAAGTATTGTGTCTTCAATTACCCCTGAATATATAATGAGAATCATTCCAGCATTTATACTGATAAATTCTGTTTTTACAGCTTATCTAGATTATTTAATAGGAACCAGTGTACTTAGAAAATTAAATTTTGATACCATACATATAAAACCATTTAAAAATATATACATGAGTACAAGAATAGGAACAGCAGCAGCAAGCATGCTTGTTATAGGCTTGATACTTGATAGAAATAATATGGAAATAGCACATTATTTTATAAATTCCTCAGCAATATTTCTACAATTTATATTTATGATAGATGGGCTTGCTTTAAGTGCATATTATTTTGCACATAAAACCAACATGTCAAATAAGGTTGTTATTATAATTCTAATAATAACATTGCTTATTGGAGCTTATTTTATTTATATAGTTTTGGGATTTATAGATATGATAATGGATTTTAGAAAGTTAGATCCTTATAGAGTTCAGAAAAAATAATAACAGGAGGCTTACCTTTATGGAAAGCGGTGATAATCATTTTATTAGGAATAATAGAATGTATATGATAATAATTGCAGTACTTGTAGTGATTATCATAATGTATAAGCATATATTTATTGGTATAGTGGCTTCAAGCCTGTATATGTTTCTTGTAGTTTATAATATAAAAAATACCGAGAAGAAAAAAAATGAATGGAGAACATTTATTGAAGATTTTTCTTCCAAGTTGGATATAGCTACAAGAAATATTCTTGTGAAATTACCATTCCCATTAATTATAATAAAAACAGATGGGGAAGTACTTTGGTATAATCAAAAATTTTCAGAGGTGCTGGAAGGTAGAGATATACTGGGAATAAATATAAATAATATTATAGAAAAATTCAGCCTAAACCAGGATGTATTTAGAAATGAAAAAATAATTAATAGATATTATGATATATATACACATGTAGTAAATACTTCAGAAGGACATAAAGATAACATCATATTGTTATATTTTTATGACACTACAGAATTAGTTAATGTCATGAATTCCATGGAAGAAGAAAAGTGTAATGTAATGTTAATCGAAGTTGATAATTTTGATGATGTGCTTAAAACTGTTGAGGAGGATAAGAAACCTCTTGTAATAGCAGAAATAGAAAGAACTATAAATACTTATGCCCAGCAGCTTCAAGCTATGATTAGAAAATATGAGCCGAATAAATATATACTTTCAGTTCAAAACAAACATATAAAGCAGCAAATGGAAAATAAATTCAAAATACTAGATGCTATGAGAAAAATAAATAAGGGAAACAAGATACCCATTACTCTCAGTATTGGTGTGGGATGCAAAGGAGAAACACCTTCTGAAAGTGAAAATTATTCTGTATCGGCAAAAGAGTTGGCTCTAAGTAGAGGAGGAGATCAAGCTGTTGTTAAAATTGAAGATAAGCTCCTGTTCTATGGTGGTAAAACTAAGGAAGTAGGAAAGAGAACAAAAGTAAAGGCAAGAGTTATAGCACATGCTCTTGTAGGAATAATAAATGACAGCAGCAATGTGTTTGTAATGGGACATAGAAAACCGGATATTGATTGTCTGGGAGCTGCAGTTGGAATTTATAATATAGTAAGTACTTTAAATAGAGAGTGTTACATTATATTGGATGATGTAAATTTGAGTATAAAACCTATATTTAATAAAATAAAAGATGATATGGATTATAAAAACGCATTTGTACATAGTAAAAGCTGTTATGAAAAAACAAGTAAAAGAAGCCTTCTAATAATAGTGGATGTTCACAGCAAAAGTTATGTTCAAGACATGAAATTGGTTGAAAAGTTTGATAGAATAGTTATTATAGATCATCATAGAAAAGCACCAGATTTTATTGAAAAGAATATAATCAGCTATATTGAACCATATGCATCATCTACTTCTGAAATGATTACAGAGATGCTTCCATATATGGTAAGCAGTCCTAAATTGAAAGTTATAGAAGCAGAAGCTCTTTTAGCAGGTATTTGTGTTGATACAAAAAACTTCTATTTTAAAACTGGAGTGAGAACTTTTGAGGCTGCTTCATTTTTAAGAGAAGCAGGAGCTGATACTATTGATATAAAAAAATTTTTTTCTTATGATCTGGAAACTTATCTAAGTAGAGCTGAAATTATACGTTCAGCTCAAATTTATAATAATATTGCTGTAGCTATATGTCCAATAAAAATAGAAGATACTGTACTAGCAGCACAAGCTGCGGATGAATTACTAAATATTACAGGTATTCAAGCATCCTTTGTTCTTGTTAAAATAAGAGATGAGGTATTCATAAGTGGAAGATCTCTTGGTGATGTTAATGTTCAGCTTATACTTGAGTCTTTAGGAGGGGGAGGACATATAACAATGGCTGGAGCAAGATTAAAATCTTCCAATACGGAGGAGGCTTTAAAAATATTGAAGAATGCTATTGATAATTATACTAGGGAGG
Proteins encoded in this region:
- a CDS encoding DUF4446 family protein codes for the protein MQDVLKIVEGFQLYILAALFVLIIILFIMIITAFKSLNRVEKKYRKLMRGVDNKNLEQLIMGYLDNIDDAKKETDFMKQKFDELILESKKCIQKFAIVRYRAFEDVGSDLSFSIALLDGNNNGIIITGIYGRNESTTYAKPIDKGMSRYELSEEENQVLQECINKKM
- a CDS encoding YkuS family protein, with translation MKIYVSEELCKLKNELKERGYNIISKEEDTFDAIICNLKDGELNNLNINIKIGETIIIDYGSKKIDDIEYILNNRTYNSEIS
- the yyaC gene encoding spore protease YyaC, whose product is MLKKIIIDSSSRNSIFTLRDNLSNIIYPIIKSGKTIIILCIGTDRSTGDSLGPLVGDKLKFLVRDKIHVYGNLESPVHAKNLNETIKEINLKHKNNYIIAIDACLGSLQNVGKIIIENKPLHPGSAVNKSLPTVGDLSITGIVNISGTMEFMVLQNTRLFVVMQLAEVISRGVYHSILKTVGGRSLENSKNKIMENI
- the ytvI gene encoding sporulation integral membrane protein YtvI, producing MDKIIAKLDKILLFFIIYTAVFIIFFGTLNYTLPFVLAIICAFILKKPTIYISNKFKINSSISSLITTIIFFTLITLVILLAIINISHELIQFGKNTQIYVTNNSDNIINSFYKLQKYYNNLDPYIISTIDKNISGILNNISNITVSISRKLVSYIINFAAIIPYAIMVILFTLLSTYFFTKDFVEVKSKLFSFLPISKTNKLISIYTESKKMLGNYLLSYLIIISVTFIETLIVFLIFKVKYSLVLSLICAIADILPILGIGTIYIPLALIYSIIFKNYVTALGLIISYIIVSVVRQIIEPKIVSSSLGIHPVAVLASLFIGLKINGIIGMIFCIFLVVFYNIFKKVDLL
- a CDS encoding DUF3343 domain-containing protein codes for the protein MSRYYIITFKNTNDAISGEEFLRKRKIKIDVVPTPVVITQSCGISIRLNLEEMDKIKLLIYNSEFLFKNIYLREEDGYKLIHI
- a CDS encoding mechanosensitive ion channel family protein, yielding MKDELLSIFNITTFEGGIKIGTFSISEEKVYNFIYNIITVAVIVFLMYIVIKVGNVIINRYVKKQKNFRISLDDRKAKTIGAILKSILKYSVYFFGIFSIVAVISPKIGATGLTFAGIGGVALGFGAQSLVKDVINGFFILFEDQFSVGDYISIDDRSGIVESFELRITKIRDFNGDLHIIPNGLISKVTNHSRGNVRMTVEVDISYDEDSNMVISKISDLCKEFAQNNEFITEGPNVLGITDIKDGVITIRIIGKTKPMKQLDMEIKLREQVMKALKKDNIKIPYKEIKIVKGD
- a CDS encoding DUF951 domain-containing protein; the encoded protein is MKKNFYIGDTVEMKKGHPCGSNSWEIIRLGADIKIKCLGCGRIVMLPRNKFEKSVKKIVKQNIPEKD
- the rpsF gene encoding 30S ribosomal protein S6; translated protein: MRKYETIFILQPSLDEEAFKSNVEKFKGVIENGGGVIDNVDIWGKRKLAYEINKVNEGYYTLINFSAEPELPKELDRVFRITDSVIRHIIVNDDKK
- a CDS encoding single-stranded DNA-binding protein, with the translated sequence MNRVVLIGRLTKDPELRFTPGNGTAVTTFTLAVDRRFSKAKDGQREADFIPIVVWGKQAESTANYMSKGKLIGIGGRIQTGSYEAKDGTRRYTTEVIADEVQFLEWGDKSQGVSDSMKPSQSDNFGNTQGFNKSFNEADYGDDITPVDDGDIPF
- the rpsR gene encoding 30S ribosomal protein S18; this encodes MPNGRENGGRRNSGKMRRAKRKVCAFCMDKSESIDYKDINKLRKYVTERGKILPRRISGNCAKHQRELTEAIKRARNIALLPFTTE
- a CDS encoding MazG-like family protein codes for the protein MKREDFNIMYNVKIIEELKADLLCTIGDFFKLLTKGSNVMNQTILDCISGAIILLYLLSDRLGYSHTAVDETMKKKLKTGIIEEDDIEKNGKDLTKLYNHIKER
- a CDS encoding YybS family protein, giving the protein MQNKNYNVKAIAEAGLITAFIIVLMLICIYIPVFSIFTNFILPIPISVLYIRQNYKVTLVSMVVSAILVSMLYNPISAISTIFLVGLAGITFGYCIKSKKNFTITILLTSAAIFVGMIIFLSVYILIMSNHGIYSFISDSITKLIINPLKESMAMNKEIYAKMGISTDQLSYMESIVSSITPEYIMRIIPAFILINSVFTAYLDYLIGTSVLRKLNFDTIHIKPFKNIYMSTRIGTAAASMLVIGLILDRNNMEIAHYFINSSAIFLQFIFMIDGLALSAYYFAHKTNMSNKVVIIILIITLLIGAYFIYIVLGFIDMIMDFRKLDPYRVQKK
- a CDS encoding DHH family phosphoesterase, with protein sequence MESGDNHFIRNNRMYMIIIAVLVVIIIMYKHIFIGIVASSLYMFLVVYNIKNTEKKKNEWRTFIEDFSSKLDIATRNILVKLPFPLIIIKTDGEVLWYNQKFSEVLEGRDILGININNIIEKFSLNQDVFRNEKIINRYYDIYTHVVNTSEGHKDNIILLYFYDTTELVNVMNSMEEEKCNVMLIEVDNFDDVLKTVEEDKKPLVIAEIERTINTYAQQLQAMIRKYEPNKYILSVQNKHIKQQMENKFKILDAMRKINKGNKIPITLSIGVGCKGETPSESENYSVSAKELALSRGGDQAVVKIEDKLLFYGGKTKEVGKRTKVKARVIAHALVGIINDSSNVFVMGHRKPDIDCLGAAVGIYNIVSTLNRECYIILDDVNLSIKPIFNKIKDDMDYKNAFVHSKSCYEKTSKRSLLIIVDVHSKSYVQDMKLVEKFDRIVIIDHHRKAPDFIEKNIISYIEPYASSTSEMITEMLPYMVSSPKLKVIEAEALLAGICVDTKNFYFKTGVRTFEAASFLREAGADTIDIKKFFSYDLETYLSRAEIIRSAQIYNNIAVAICPIKIEDTVLAAQAADELLNITGIQASFVLVKIRDEVFISGRSLGDVNVQLILESLGGGGHITMAGARLKSSNTEEALKILKNAIDNYTREVKK